In Oryza brachyantha chromosome 1, ObraRS2, whole genome shotgun sequence, the following are encoded in one genomic region:
- the LOC102720202 gene encoding AP2-like ethylene-responsive transcription factor At1g16060, translating into MVSMRKKKKTAFAAAAAAAAATTPLSPSWSSSASSCIVPACAEGSEKKNKRKHRKRAKNGAGDAAPRRGSSIYRGVTRHRGTGKYEAHLWDKHGWSPDRTKKGRQVYLGAYDTEEAAARTYDLAALKIWGSGHAMNFPIDTYRQERERMQRMTREEYLATLRRKSSGFSRGLSKYRGVAKHHHNGRWEARIGRAEGKKYLYLGTFDTQEEAARAYDLAAIQFRGRSAITNFDARCYMDQLQPPPPAAPAAEPPLVRPKTEPWEWEQPAACPALRDVDDADDAIAEILPALCMDRADFEARYPARRDGWSSSDAAGASDVRGLPDDVGFVDDIESLFDAPGAPAAAAANSAAQLPVPGAASRRASAAAVVSYAAATISSLASGRWWH; encoded by the exons ATGGTCTCcatgaggaagaagaagaagaccgcttttgctgctgctgctgcagctgcagctgcaaccACCCCGCTCTCCCCTTCTTGGTCCTCCTCGGCATCCTCCTGCATTGTGCCGGCCTGCGCGGAGGGGAGCGAGAAGAAGAATAAGAGGAAGCACAGGAAGAGGGCCAAGAATGGCGCCGGTGACGCCGCGCCGAGGAGGGGTTCCTCCATCTACAGGGGCGTGACAAG ACACAGGGGCACAGGGAAGTACGAGGCGCACCTGTGGGACAAGCATGGCTGGAGCCCAGACCGGACAAAGAAAGGCAGGCAAG TCTATCTGG GAGCGTATGACACAGAGGAGGCTGCAGCTCGCACTTATGATCTTGCGGCACTCAAGATCTGGGGCTCAGGCCATGCCATGAACTTCCCG ATTGACACCTACAGACAGGAGCGTGAGAGGATGCAGCGCATGACAAGGGAGGAGTACCTGGCAACTCTGAGGCGCAAGAGCAGTGGCTTCTCGAGGGGTCTCTCCAAGTACAGGGGAGTGGCAAA GCATCACCACAACGGCCGGTGGGAGGCCAGGATAGGCCGAGCTGAAGGCAAGAAATACCTCTACCTGGGAACGTTCG ATACCCAGGAAGAGGCAGCCAGGGCCTACGACCTGGCGGCGATACAGTTCCGCGGCCGCAGCGCGATCACCAACTTCGACGCCCGTTGCTACATGGACCAgctgcagccgccgccgccggctgcgccGGCAGCGGAGCCACCACTTGTCCGGCCCAAGACGGAGCCCTGGGAATGGGAGCAGCCCGCGGCCTGCCCGGCGCTCCGCGACGTGGACGACGCGGACGACGCCATCGCCGAGATCCTGCCGGCGCTCTGCATGGACCGCGCCGACTTCGAGGCCAGGTACCCTGCCCGCCGCGACGGCTGgtcgtcgtcggacgccgccggcgcctccgaCGTGCGTGGCCTGCCGGACGACGTGGGCTTCGTGGACGACATCGAGAGCCTGTTCGACGCGCCCGGCgcccccgccgctgccgccgccaacTCCGCCGCGCAGCTCCCCGTGCCCGGCGCCGCTTCTCGTCGGGCCAGCGCCGCGGCGGTCGTCTCCTACGCGGCCGCCACCATCAGCTCGCTGGCGTCCGGTCGCTGGTGGCACTGA
- the LOC102722441 gene encoding ADP-ribosylation factor 2: MGLTFTKLFSRLFAKKEMRILMVGLDAAGKTTILYKLKLGEIVTTIPTIGFNVETVEYKNISFTVWDVGGQDKIRPLWRHYFQNTQGLIFVVDSNDRERVVEARDELHRMLNEDELRDAVLLVFANKQDLPNAMNAAEITDKLGLHSLRQRHWYIQSTCATSGEGLYEGLDWLSNNIANKA; encoded by the exons ATGGGGCTCACGTTCACGAAGCTGTTCAGCCGCCTGTTCGCGAAGAAGGAGATGAGGATTCTCATGGTCGGGCTCGATGCAGCCGGTAAGACCACCATCCTCTACAAGCTCAAGCTCGGCGAGATCGTCACGACCATTCCCACCATTG GATTTAATGTTGAAACTGTTGAATACAAGAATATCAGCTTCACTGTTTGGGATGTCGGTGGTCAGGACAAG ATCAGGCCGCTGTGGAGGCACTATTTCCAGAATACACAGGGACTCATCTTTGTTGTGGACAGCAATGATAGGGAGCGTGTTGTTGAGGCCAGAGATGAGCTTCACAGGATGCTGAACGAG GATGAGCTACGCGATGCTGTGCTGCTTGTATTCGCAAACAAACAAGATCTTCCTAATGCCATGAATGCAGCTGAAATCACTGACAAGCTTGGTCTGCATTCCCTGCGCCAGCGGCATTG GTACATTCAGAGCACTTGTGCTACATCTGGTGAAGGGTTGTATGAGGGGCTTGACTGGCTCTCCAACAACATTGCCAACAAG GCTTGA
- the LOC102722721 gene encoding vacuolar protein sorting-associated protein 36 — protein MSAAAGDWLPAADVTAAGRPVLSAGEVERHLVAQADLEPEESPRLAPLRGCLLVLTSHRLIFLHEPSRSARALPLAAVVHPYPPHRKHSHNPLRSIFSSSSSSSSPSSSHHPRVRLQISLPPSRSEVVAVVVTGKGDADVFYGRLLEAVRARAWELVPVAAPAGGSSVAQVAPAEEDLSIKMPVVGVSGILRMEQEAWESAGQNLQDAFQDLNALMSKAKEMMELAEKMRQKLLMNSSAQSNSNDDEMGSKQDMQDWLLSVGIVSPVTKETAGALYHQQLSRQLADYIRIPLEKAGGMMALVDVYCLYNRARGTELISPEDLLQACSLWEKFDVPVMLRKFDSGVKVIQTKTHSDDEVFARISSLAQKEDALQKGISPSDAAFTLGIAPALAKEHLLNAENIGILCRDVSPDGLRFYINIFNEIDPQNIYLSKTHGLYHTWTSVTTASQ, from the exons AtgtccgccgcggcgggcgacTGGCTCCCGGCCGCGGacgtgacggcggcggggcggccggTGCTGTCCGCAGGGGAGGTCGAGCGGCACCTGGTCGCGCAGGCGGACCTGGAGCCCGAGGAGAGCCCCCGCCTCGCGCCCCTCCGCGGCTGCCTCCTCGTGCTCACCTCCCACCGCCTCATCTTCCTCCACGAGCCCTCCCgctccgcgcgcgcgctccccctcgccgccgtcgtccaccCCTACCCGCCCCACCGCAAGCACAGCCACAACCCCCTCCGCTccatcttctcctcctcgtcgtcgtcgtcctccccctcctcgtcGCACCACCCGCGCGTCCGCCTCCAGATCTCCCTGCCCCCCTCGCGATCggaggtcgtcgccgtcgtcgtcaccggcaAGGGGGACGCGGATGTTTTCTACGGGAGGCTGCTCGAGGCCGTCCGCGCGAGGGCCTGGGAGCTGGTCCCCGTGGCTGCCCCCGCTGGCGGCTCCTCGGTGGCGCAGGTAGCcccggcggaggaggatctCTCGATCAAGATGCCCGTGGTTGGGGTCTCCGGGATTCTGCGGATGGAGCAGGAGGCGTGGGAGAGCGCGGGGCAGAACCTGCAGGATGCCTTCCAGGATCTCAACGCCCTCATG AGCAAAGCTAAGGAAATGATGGAGTTAGCTGAGAAAATGAGGCAAAAGCTACTGATGAACTCATCAGCCCAATCCAATTCCAATGATGATGAGATGGGATCTAAACAAGACATGCAGGATTGGCTATTGAGTGTTGGAATTGTGTCCCCTGTGACGAAAGAAACCGCTGGGGCTCTTTACCACCAGCAGCTGTCACGCCAG CTGGCTGACTACATAAGAATACCACTCGAGAAAGCGGGTGGTATGATGGCACTAGTTGATGTTTATTGCCTCTACAACCGTGCTAGAGGGACAG AGCTGATCTCACCAGAGGATCTTCTCCAGGCCTGTTCCCTTTGGGAGAAATTTGACGT CCCAGTCATGCTCAGGAAATTTGACAGTGGAGTGAAGGTGATCCAGACCAAGACCCATAGTGATGATGAG GTATTTGCAAGAATCTCATCACTGGCACAAAAGGAAGATGCTCTTCAGAAGGGAATAAGCCCCAGCGATGCTGCATTTACACTTGGGATTGCACCTGCTTTAGCAAAGGAGCATCTTCTAAATGCAGAGAACATTG GCATCCTCTGCAGGGATGTCAGTCCAGATGGGTTACGCTTctacattaatatatttaatgaaattgatccccaaaatatttattt GTCAAAAACCCATGGACTATACCACACCTGGACATCCGTCACAACGGCATCACAATGA